One Pseudomonas sp. MH9.2 DNA segment encodes these proteins:
- the narL gene encoding two-component system response regulator NarL has product MNLPLRHRILLVDDHPMMRHGIRQMLELEDDFEIVGEAGNGEEALALIEPLQPDLILLDNNMPQMNGIETLRRLRATHYTGKVLLFTVSDAEDDIRDALRLDADGYLLKDMEPELLIQYIRDALNGALVISPGLTRVMAQALRSPPRQTVVELTERERQVLKTIASGFSNKVIGHKLGITEGTVKVHVKNLLHKLGLRSRVEAAVWAMEHLRSTS; this is encoded by the coding sequence ATGAATTTGCCCCTGCGACACAGAATCCTGCTGGTGGACGATCATCCGATGATGCGTCATGGCATCCGCCAAATGCTCGAACTCGAGGATGATTTCGAGATCGTCGGTGAAGCCGGAAACGGTGAGGAAGCACTCGCGCTCATAGAGCCGTTGCAACCCGATCTGATATTGCTCGATAACAACATGCCGCAGATGAATGGCATTGAAACCCTGCGGCGGTTAAGGGCCACGCACTACACGGGAAAGGTGCTGCTGTTTACGGTGTCGGACGCCGAAGATGATATTCGTGACGCGCTGCGCCTGGATGCCGATGGCTACCTGCTCAAGGACATGGAGCCCGAACTGTTGATTCAATACATTCGTGATGCATTGAACGGTGCACTGGTCATCAGCCCCGGTCTGACTCGGGTCATGGCCCAAGCACTGCGTTCACCACCACGCCAGACTGTGGTGGAACTGACCGAGCGCGAACGCCAGGTACTGAAAACCATTGCCAGCGGCTTTAGCAACAAGGTCATCGGGCACAAGCTGGGCATCACCGAAGGTACGGTCAAGGTTCACGTCAAAAACCTGCTGCACAAGCTCGGCTTGCGCTCGCGGGTAGAGGCGGCCGTGTGGGCCATGGAGCATCTGCGCAGCACCAGCTGA
- the ubiT gene encoding ubiquinone anaerobic biosynthesis accessory factor UbiT codes for MLNRKKWLLKGADRLLPLAHRVPFAVQRLVLQQALNRCLAEPLRDGSFELLRGRWMCLRIPDLSLSWYLTLGREGLQIAERAKAQVTISGNWREFLLLASRQEDPDTLFFRRRLVIEGDTELGLALKNLIDSLDPDVLPVWLWRNLERAGKGLAAG; via the coding sequence GTGTTGAACCGAAAAAAATGGTTATTGAAAGGTGCTGATCGGTTGTTGCCGCTGGCGCACCGAGTGCCTTTTGCCGTACAGCGGTTGGTGTTGCAGCAAGCGCTCAATCGCTGCCTCGCCGAGCCGCTGCGCGACGGCAGTTTTGAACTGCTACGGGGTCGTTGGATGTGCCTGCGGATTCCAGATCTGAGCTTGTCTTGGTACCTGACCCTGGGGCGTGAGGGATTGCAGATCGCCGAGCGAGCAAAGGCGCAAGTGACCATCAGTGGCAACTGGCGGGAGTTTTTACTCCTGGCCAGTCGTCAGGAGGACCCTGACACCCTGTTTTTTCGCAGGCGTCTGGTGATTGAGGGGGATACCGAATTGGGGTTGGCGTTGAAGAACCTGATCGATAGCCTGGACCCTGATGTATTGCCTGTTTGGTTGTGGCGCAATCTGGAGCGGGCAGGGAAGGGGTTGGCGGCGGGGTGA
- a CDS encoding Crp/Fnr family transcriptional regulator, whose product MLTHPSIVLILRRHHLFSQLPERVFQDVCNLANLKHLGCHATLMHQGDPAKRFFLLVSGQIKLHRVTGEGQENLVEIIHAGQTFAEALLFSQARLYPVSATALKDCVLVSIEGSHYRNALEDQPKICLAILASMSIHLHQRLKDIDTLTLANASRRVINFLFQERDPVNGQIVLQVSKRLVASKLGIQPETFSRILHRLVESGLITMERRNIRILAEEDLAAYQQ is encoded by the coding sequence ATGCTGACCCACCCTTCAATCGTTTTAATCTTGCGCCGTCACCACCTGTTCAGCCAATTGCCGGAAAGGGTCTTTCAGGACGTCTGCAATCTGGCCAATCTCAAACATTTGGGCTGTCACGCCACACTCATGCACCAAGGCGATCCGGCCAAACGTTTTTTTTTGCTGGTCAGCGGTCAGATCAAGCTGCACCGGGTCACGGGTGAAGGTCAGGAAAACCTGGTGGAGATCATCCATGCCGGGCAAACCTTCGCCGAAGCCTTGCTGTTCAGCCAGGCCAGACTCTACCCGGTGAGTGCCACGGCGCTGAAGGACTGCGTGCTGGTCAGCATTGAGGGCAGCCATTACCGCAACGCCCTGGAAGATCAGCCGAAGATCTGCCTGGCGATCCTGGCGAGCATGAGCATTCACCTGCACCAGCGCCTCAAGGACATTGACACCCTGACCCTCGCCAACGCCAGCCGACGGGTCATCAATTTCCTGTTCCAGGAACGGGACCCGGTCAACGGCCAGATCGTCTTGCAGGTGTCCAAGCGTCTGGTGGCGTCGAAACTGGGGATCCAGCCGGAAACCTTCTCGCGCATTTTGCATCGTCTGGTCGAGAGCGGCCTGATCACCATGGAGCGCCGCAATATCCGCATCCTCGCCGAAGAGGATCTGGCCGCCTACCAACAGTAG
- a CDS encoding putative zinc-binding protein yields the protein MPDSTLPLVYSCSGCSNVAQLANTLALRLDRAGLAEMSCIVGVGGHVAPLVNKARSGRRILALDGCPLQCVEACLNQHGLHANVHLILSHHGLRKRYGEDCTEEQSDELFEEIKRLIVGEDCEEKNRIIVAAETMV from the coding sequence ATGCCCGATTCAACCCTGCCTTTGGTCTACTCCTGCTCCGGCTGTTCGAATGTCGCACAACTGGCCAACACCTTGGCCTTGCGCCTGGATCGCGCAGGCCTGGCCGAAATGTCCTGCATCGTCGGTGTCGGCGGCCATGTCGCGCCGCTGGTCAACAAAGCGCGCTCGGGACGGCGGATCCTCGCGCTGGACGGCTGCCCGCTGCAATGCGTCGAAGCCTGCCTGAACCAGCACGGCCTACACGCCAATGTGCACCTGATCCTCAGCCATCACGGCCTGCGCAAACGCTATGGCGAGGACTGCACCGAGGAGCAGAGTGATGAGTTATTCGAGGAGATCAAACGGTTGATCGTCGGGGAGGATTGTGAGGAGAAAAACCGGATAATCGTAGCCGCCGAGACGATGGTTTGA